One part of the Glycine soja cultivar W05 chromosome 11, ASM419377v2, whole genome shotgun sequence genome encodes these proteins:
- the LOC114374857 gene encoding nodulin homeobox-like isoform X4: protein MRIAKEESSSSAAQAISLISAVKELQGVTALDLNKLLRDSENFTIHYLTEKGSLLKIDMEKLVGSLPLHLTTLLMSAVRDEALFRYLLCGIRLLHSLCELASRNSKFEQIVLDDVKMMEQLTDLVFYMQIVLGGYRQEYCAFSYMHLMHSTLVACNLHLLTAFISTQWQDIVHVLLAHPKVNIFMDAAFGSVRMVVSFLENTLVAYHEDISVESNLTAEQMVYYLCQQCEASLQFLQSLCQQFFFKERLLKNKELCEKGSILFLAQSILKLHIQPSFPSRIMAAISRLKAKILSILLSLCEVESISYLDEVASSARSLDLAKSVALEVFDLLKQAFGRDPGHLTADRSFPMGFVQLNAMRLADIFSDDSNFRSYMILCFTKVLTAIISLSHGDFLSCWCSSNLLKMEEDASLEYDIFAAVGWILDYTSLDVRNATNLEFNLIPNSMPKASYAHHRTSLFVKFFANLHCFVPNICEEQERNLFVLKVMECLQMDLSNLLPGFSFASDAPKAAIASKNLHSLLSHAESLIPNFLNVEDVQLLRVFFGELQSLFTSTGFGENQVQDSKFEESLYWDKLSKFNRNEHYQKAQSAGGCPSSLTGKEHADLNKKGGNFKEGMSENSAFPDMDQHNTRAEDTNQGKGLNRQNQVDDKGIAGKTASGGAREMDKDAQNVETSGSDSSSAKGKNVVDNMDNGELSKSNERLKRTAVEENPEDEKIELSQRRKRKRTIMNDKQVMLIERALKDEPDMQRNAASLQSWADKLSGHGSEVTSSQLKNWLNNRKARLARTARDVKAAAGDDNPVPDKQRGPVPGSYDSPGSPGQYVVLVGVRQDEIGRGKVFQVHGKWYGKSLDELSARVVDISELKADKGMRLPYPSEATGNTFAEAETKLGVMRVLWGSNRVFALPPE, encoded by the exons ATGAGGATTGCTAAGGAAGAATCATCAAGCAGTGCTGCACAG GCAATAAGCTTGATATCAGCAGTGAAGGAATTGCAAGGAGTTACAGCTCTGGATCTTAATAAATTATTGAGGGACTCTGAAAATTTCACTATTCATTACCTTACTGAAAAAGGATCATTGCTGAAG ATTGATATGGAAAAGCTTGTGGGATCTCTTCCTTTGCACCTTACTACACTGCTGATGTCAGCTGTTAGAGATGAAGCCCTGTTCAGATACTTATTATGTGGCATTCGATTATTGCACTCCTTGTGTGAATTAGCCTCCCGAAATTCTAAGTTCGAGCAG ATTGTGCTAGATGATGTGAAAATGATGGAACAGCTGACTGACTTGGTTTTCTACATGCAAATTGTTCTTGGTGGTTACAGACAG GAATACTGTGCTTTTAGTTATATGCACCTTATGCATTCAACTCTTGTAGCCTGCAATTTACATCTTTTAACAGCGTTTATTTCAACACAATGGCAAGATATTGTTCATGTATTGCTTGCGCACCCCAAG GTTAACATATTTATGGATGCAGCTTTTGGATCAGTTCGCATGGTTGTTAGTTTTCTTGAGAATACACTGGTAGCATATCATGAAGATATTTCTGTGGAATCAAATCTTACAGCAGAACAAATGGTTTATTATCTCTGTCAGCAGTGTGAAGCTTCTCTGCAGTTTCTTCAGTCATTAtgccaacaatttttttttaaggagcGCCTGCTTAAGAATAAG GAATTATGTGAAAAGGGAAGCATTCTTTTTCTTGCTCAATCCATCTTGAAGTTACACATTCAGCCATCTTTTCCATCCAGGATCATGGCAGCTATTTCTAGGCTAAAGGCTAAAATACTATCTATT CTGCTGAGTTTGTGTGAAGTGGAAAGCATTTCTTACCTTGACGAAGTAGCCAGCTCAGCACGAAGTTTAGATTTGGCTAAATCTGTTGCATTAGAG GTTTTTGACTTGTTGAAGCAAGCTTTTGGAAGAGATCCTGGACATCTCACTGCTGACAGAAGTTTCCCAATGGGGTTTGTACAGCTCAATGCAATGCGTCTAGCTGACATCTTCTCCGATGATTCAAACTTTCGATCTTACATGATACTTTGTTTT ACTAAAGTTCTGACAGCAATAATTTCGCTCTCCCATGGAGATTTTTTATCCTGTTGGTGTTCATCTAATCTCTTAAAGATGGAGGAGGATGCAAGTCTTGAATATGATATATTTGCTGCAGTTGGATGGATTTTGGATTATACTTCACTGGATGTAAGAAATGCTACAAATTTGGAATTCAACCTAATCCCTAACAGCATGCCTAAGGCTTCTTATGCACATCATAGGACATCATTATTTGTCAAGTTCTTTGCAAATCTTCATTGTTTTGTTCCCAACATATGCGAAG AGCAGGAGAGGAACCTTTTTGTTCTCAAGGTCATGGAGTGCTTGCAAATGGATTTATCTAACTTGCTGCCGGGGTTTTCTTTTGCTTCTGATGCTCCTAAAGCTGCCATTGCTAGCAAGAACCTCC ACTCATTGTTAAGTCATGCAGAATCTCTGATTCCTAACTTCTTAAATGTGGAGGATGTGCAACTTTTAAG AGTGTTTTTTGGTGAATTACAATCACTATTTACGTCTACTGGATTTGGggaaaatcaagtccaa GATAGCAAATTTGAGGAGTCATTATATTGGGATAAGCTTTCTAAATTCAACAGGAATGAACATTATCAG AAGGCACAGAGTGCAGGGGGATGCCCGTCATCTTTAACTGGAAAAGAACATGCCGATCTTAATAAGAAGGGTGGCAACTTCAAGGAAGGAATGTCTGAGAATTCTGCATTTCCAGACATGGACCAACATAATACCAGAGCTGAAGACACAAATCAAGGCAAGGGCCTAAATAGGCAAAATCAGGTAGATGATAAAGGCATAGCTGGTAAAACTGCATCTGGAGGAGCTAGAGAAATGGACAAGGATGCTCAGAATGTTGAAACAAGTGGTTCAGATAGTAGTTCTGCAAAAGGAAAGAATGTTGTTGATAATATGGATAATGGAGAGCTTTCAAAATCGAATGAGCGTCTTAAAAGAACTGCAGTTGAGGAAAATCCAGAGGATGAAAAGATTGAACTTTCACAAAGGAGAAAACGAAAACGAACAATAATGAATGATAAGCAGGTGATGCTGATTGAGAGGGCACTCAAAGATGAGCCTGATATGCAGCGAAATGCAGCTTCACTTCAATCATGGGCTGATAAATTAAGTGGGCAT GGTTCCGAGGTTACATCTTCACAGCTTAAAAATTG GTTGAACAATCGAAAAGCTAGGCTAGCTCGCACAGCTAGGGATGTTAAAGCAGCAGCAGGTGATGACAATCCTGTCCCAGACAAGCAAAGAGGGCCAGTACCTGGGTCCTATGACTCACCTGGCAGTCCAG GTCAATATGTTGTGCTCGTTGGTGTACGACAAGACGAAATTGGCAGAGGAAAAGTGTTTCAGGTGCATGGTAAGTGGTATGGGAAGAGCTTGGATGAATTATCCGCCCGTGTTGTGGATATTAGTGAGCTCAAAGCTGATAAAGGCATGCGGCTACCTTATCCATCAGAAGCCACTGGCAACACATTTGCAGAAGCTGAAACTAAGTTAGGAGTCATGAGGGTGTTATGGGGTTCAAACAGAGTTTTTGCATTGCCACCTGAATGA